Proteins from a single region of Pseudodesulfovibrio portus:
- a CDS encoding DUF2202 domain-containing protein, giving the protein MKISRSIVPALVVALILSLPALARAAGHGADGRMESYAASLPAEPLSHAEKEGLAFMFEEEKLARDVYAAMDTAWNDRIFSNIASSEQQHMDSIRTLLVKYGLPVPADTPGQFDDPLIRELFEELTGAGRKSLTDGLRVGATIEDLDIADLKSRLADADNRDIRVVYQNLMKGSRNHLRSFSARLDAAGAPYEARHLRPSEVRAIVTSPNERGMLDENGRPVR; this is encoded by the coding sequence TTGTTGCCCTGATCTTGTCGCTCCCGGCCCTGGCCCGGGCGGCCGGTCACGGCGCGGACGGTCGCATGGAGAGCTATGCGGCATCCCTGCCCGCCGAGCCATTGAGCCACGCTGAAAAGGAAGGCCTGGCTTTCATGTTCGAGGAGGAAAAACTGGCCCGTGACGTATACGCGGCCATGGACACGGCCTGGAATGACCGAATTTTCTCCAACATCGCGTCCAGCGAGCAACAGCACATGGATTCCATCCGCACCCTGCTTGTCAAGTACGGCCTGCCGGTTCCTGCGGATACGCCCGGTCAATTCGACGACCCGCTGATCCGCGAACTGTTCGAGGAACTGACCGGCGCGGGCCGCAAATCCCTGACAGACGGGCTGCGGGTGGGCGCGACCATCGAGGACCTGGACATCGCGGACCTCAAGTCCCGCCTGGCCGATGCCGACAACCGCGACATCCGGGTCGTGTACCAAAACCTGATGAAGGGCTCCCGCAACCACCTGCGGTCCTTCTCCGCCCGCCTTGACGCGGCAGGCGCGCCTTACGAGGCCCGGCACCTGCGGCCGAGTGAGGTGCGGGCCATCGTCACCAGCCCCAACGAACGGGGCATGCTCGACGAAAACGGCCGGCCCGTCCGATAA
- a CDS encoding LytR/AlgR family response regulator transcription factor, which translates to MKIRTLIVDDEAPARSELSFLLESFPDIEADEARTGREALDMIRSDSPDLVFLDIQMPGADGFDVLREARCLPDPPLFIFVTAFDQYAIRAFEKNAVDYLLKPVESSRLKVSVERVRELLGRNAPESDPQPEMNDLLAAVGKPLPRVTVEKNGRLQLIDFEKVVYFELSGRKIMVNTYDGCHPCHGLATLDDVETRVSDLPFLRINRSAVVNLSHVKEFSPWTGGKYTLVLNDDGSTELTLSRGRVRDFKQYLGL; encoded by the coding sequence ATGAAAATACGCACGCTCATCGTCGACGACGAGGCCCCTGCCCGCAGCGAATTGTCATTTCTGCTGGAGAGCTTCCCGGACATCGAGGCCGACGAGGCCCGGACCGGACGCGAGGCGCTGGACATGATCCGCTCCGACTCGCCCGACCTGGTGTTCCTGGACATCCAGATGCCCGGGGCGGACGGTTTCGACGTGCTCCGGGAGGCGCGCTGCCTGCCCGACCCGCCGCTGTTCATCTTTGTCACCGCCTTTGACCAATACGCCATCCGCGCCTTCGAGAAGAACGCCGTGGACTACCTGCTCAAGCCGGTGGAGTCCTCGCGGCTCAAGGTCAGCGTGGAGCGGGTCCGGGAGCTGCTCGGCAGGAACGCGCCCGAGAGCGACCCGCAACCGGAAATGAACGACCTGCTCGCCGCCGTGGGCAAGCCGTTGCCCCGGGTGACCGTGGAAAAGAACGGCCGGTTGCAGCTCATCGATTTCGAGAAAGTGGTCTATTTCGAACTGAGCGGCCGCAAGATCATGGTCAACACCTACGACGGCTGCCATCCCTGCCACGGCCTGGCCACCCTGGACGACGTGGAGACCCGCGTGTCCGACCTCCCCTTCCTGCGCATCAACCGCAGCGCCGTGGTCAACCTGAGCCACGTCAAGGAGTTCTCCCCCTGGACCGGCGGCAAGTACACCCTGGTCCTGAACGACGACGGGTCAACGGAACTGACGCTCAGCCGGGGCCGGGTCAGGGACTTCAAGCAGTATCTCGGCCTCTAG
- a CDS encoding LytS/YhcK type 5TM receptor domain-containing protein — MFEYILTLLMTLVGRFGAMLAIGLFVLTLAPIGKLGVGRRPERQYRWMLGLIFGLLGIMGTYGGDIVLGSYANLRGVYVITGGLLGGPLVGFLAGLIAGGHRFLIDIGGFSTIPCALATFLEGTAAGYVSMHLKGNNLSWRAALIFGLVSESIHQLMVLVMAKPFDQALELVKVIALPMIAVNTFGAVLFVQTLHLLFEYRSNRDSSRISQVMEIANKTVAHLRFGLNEESAMNTARIIWDHVPVAAVDLAGPETVLAHLGVGDDHHEPGQPLRTKATRKVLSTGEPVFLRSKAAIGCDNPDCPLDSAVIVPLRKGGLIVGCLKLYGTEDIQLHKVHFELAKGLGDLFSTQLELQDIQTQNQLLAKAEIRRLQTQINPHFLFNALNTIGAFTRTKPERARSLLAELAMYMRRNLDAGDGFTRLGAELDQIRSYLKIEQARFGDRVRSQWELDQGVENIMIPSLIIQPLVENGVKHGILGKVEGGTIAIRITLHEGTLRVEIEDDGVGMTRETLNNVLASTGEFDGDDHIGVRNCNQRLEQVYGPQHALSFTSRPGRGTLVSFTVPLAAEAAA; from the coding sequence ATGTTCGAATACATCCTCACGCTGCTGATGACCCTGGTGGGCCGGTTCGGGGCCATGCTGGCCATCGGCCTGTTCGTGCTCACCCTGGCCCCCATCGGCAAGCTGGGAGTGGGCCGCCGCCCGGAGCGGCAGTACCGGTGGATGCTCGGCCTGATCTTCGGCCTGCTCGGCATCATGGGCACCTACGGCGGCGACATCGTGCTCGGCTCCTACGCAAACCTGCGCGGCGTGTACGTCATCACCGGGGGGCTGCTCGGCGGGCCGCTGGTGGGCTTCCTGGCCGGACTCATCGCGGGCGGGCATCGGTTCCTCATCGACATCGGCGGCTTCTCCACCATCCCGTGCGCCCTGGCCACCTTCCTGGAGGGCACCGCCGCAGGCTACGTGTCCATGCACCTCAAGGGCAACAACCTGAGCTGGCGGGCCGCGCTCATCTTCGGCCTGGTCAGCGAGTCCATCCACCAGCTCATGGTCCTGGTCATGGCCAAGCCGTTCGACCAGGCGCTCGAACTGGTCAAGGTCATCGCCCTGCCCATGATCGCGGTGAACACTTTCGGCGCCGTCCTGTTCGTCCAGACCCTGCACCTGCTCTTCGAATACCGTTCCAACCGCGATTCGAGCCGCATCAGCCAGGTCATGGAGATCGCCAACAAGACCGTGGCCCACCTGCGGTTCGGGCTCAACGAGGAATCGGCCATGAACACGGCCCGGATCATCTGGGACCACGTGCCCGTGGCCGCCGTGGACCTGGCCGGGCCGGAGACCGTCCTGGCCCACCTGGGCGTGGGCGACGACCACCACGAACCGGGCCAACCCCTGCGCACCAAGGCCACCCGCAAGGTGCTGAGCACGGGCGAGCCGGTCTTTCTCCGCTCCAAGGCGGCCATCGGCTGCGACAACCCGGACTGCCCCCTCGACTCGGCGGTCATCGTGCCCCTGCGCAAGGGCGGCCTGATCGTGGGCTGCCTCAAGCTCTACGGCACCGAGGACATCCAGCTGCACAAGGTCCACTTCGAGCTGGCCAAAGGACTGGGAGACCTCTTCTCCACCCAGCTGGAACTCCAGGACATCCAGACCCAGAACCAGCTCCTGGCCAAGGCCGAAATCCGGCGGCTGCAGACCCAGATCAACCCCCACTTCCTGTTCAACGCCCTGAACACCATCGGGGCCTTCACCCGCACCAAGCCCGAGCGGGCGCGCTCGCTCCTGGCCGAGCTGGCCATGTACATGCGCCGCAACCTGGACGCGGGCGACGGCTTCACCCGGCTGGGCGCGGAGCTGGACCAGATCCGCTCCTACCTCAAGATCGAGCAGGCCCGGTTCGGCGACCGGGTCCGCAGCCAATGGGAACTGGACCAGGGGGTGGAGAACATCATGATCCCCTCGCTGATCATCCAGCCCCTGGTGGAGAACGGGGTCAAGCACGGCATCCTGGGCAAGGTCGAGGGCGGCACCATCGCCATCCGCATCACCCTGCACGAGGGCACGCTCCGGGTGGAGATCGAGGACGACGGCGTGGGCATGACCCGCGAGACGCTGAACAACGTGCTCGCCAGCACGGGCGAGTTCGACGGCGACGACCACATCGGCGTACGCAACTGCAACCAGCGGCTGGAACAGGTGTACGGCCCGCAGCACGCCCTCTCCTTCACCTCCCGACCGGGCCGGGGAACCCTGGTTTCCTTCACCGTCCCCCTGGCCGCCGAAGCCGCCGCCTGA
- a CDS encoding carbon starvation CstA family protein has translation MDAMLMMLAAFAGYIIMYQLYGRYIGKKIFALSQGAKVPSVEMEDGTDYVPTKKEIIFGHHFTSIAGTGPIVGPAIAVIWGWVPAMIWIFVGSIMMGAVHDFGALILSMRNQGKSVSEITAKYINPRTKLFFFVVLFLDLLIVTAIFGLVIAVIFNMYPASVLPVWLEVPIAMALGVIIYKRGGNALTWSLIALALMYVTVVIGTYVPIKIGTIAGIPPTGLWTIALLVYAFIASTLPVTMLLQPRDFINSHQLIVALALMVVGVFAASFSGGQLHIVAPAVQAAPAGAPPMLPFLFITIACGAISGFHSLVSSGTTAKQVASEPDALFVGYGSMLTEAVLSTLVVVAVAAGIGLGYTANGTTLAGLDAWTTHYSSWAAAAGLGSKVAAFVFGAANMIETVGIPHGVALAIMGVFVASFAGTTMDTATRIERYALTELFSGSPIKIFENKYIATGVAVFLAGCLAFSSGANGKGALSLWPLFGCINQILAALVLATITVYLKGRGGLSWIISGIPAVFLGAMTVWAILLNQGRYMDAGNTLLSVINLLVLFVSLWVIFEAFLKFLKTDGVTPAADVS, from the coding sequence ATGGATGCCATGCTCATGATGCTCGCGGCCTTTGCCGGATACATCATCATGTATCAGCTCTACGGCCGCTACATCGGGAAAAAGATTTTCGCCCTGTCCCAGGGGGCCAAAGTGCCTTCGGTGGAAATGGAAGACGGCACGGACTACGTGCCGACCAAGAAGGAAATCATCTTCGGCCACCACTTCACCTCCATCGCCGGCACCGGACCCATCGTCGGCCCGGCCATCGCCGTCATCTGGGGCTGGGTGCCCGCCATGATCTGGATCTTCGTCGGGTCCATCATGATGGGCGCGGTCCACGACTTCGGCGCACTCATCCTGTCCATGCGCAACCAGGGCAAGTCCGTGTCCGAAATCACGGCCAAATACATCAACCCGCGCACCAAGCTGTTCTTCTTCGTGGTGCTCTTCCTCGACCTGCTGATCGTCACCGCCATCTTCGGCCTGGTCATCGCGGTCATCTTCAACATGTACCCGGCGTCCGTCCTGCCTGTGTGGCTGGAAGTGCCCATCGCCATGGCGCTGGGCGTGATCATCTACAAGCGCGGCGGCAACGCCCTGACCTGGTCCCTGATCGCCCTGGCGCTCATGTACGTGACCGTGGTCATCGGCACCTACGTGCCCATCAAGATCGGCACCATCGCGGGCATCCCGCCGACCGGCCTGTGGACCATCGCCCTTCTGGTGTACGCCTTCATCGCGTCCACCCTGCCCGTCACCATGCTGCTGCAGCCGCGTGACTTCATCAACTCGCACCAGCTGATCGTGGCCCTGGCCCTGATGGTGGTCGGCGTGTTCGCCGCCTCCTTCTCCGGCGGCCAGCTGCACATCGTGGCCCCGGCCGTGCAGGCCGCCCCCGCAGGCGCGCCGCCCATGCTGCCGTTCCTGTTCATCACCATCGCCTGCGGCGCCATCTCCGGCTTCCATTCCCTGGTCTCCTCCGGCACCACCGCCAAGCAGGTGGCCTCCGAGCCCGACGCCCTGTTCGTGGGCTACGGCTCCATGCTGACCGAAGCCGTGCTGTCCACCCTGGTCGTCGTGGCCGTGGCCGCAGGCATCGGCCTGGGCTACACCGCCAACGGCACGACCCTGGCCGGTCTCGACGCCTGGACCACCCACTACTCCTCCTGGGCCGCAGCAGCGGGCCTGGGCTCCAAGGTCGCCGCCTTCGTGTTCGGCGCCGCCAACATGATCGAAACCGTGGGCATCCCGCACGGCGTGGCCCTGGCCATCATGGGCGTGTTCGTGGCTTCCTTTGCCGGAACCACCATGGACACCGCCACCCGCATCGAGCGCTACGCCCTGACCGAGCTGTTCAGCGGCTCGCCGATCAAGATCTTCGAAAACAAGTACATCGCCACCGGCGTGGCCGTGTTCCTGGCCGGCTGCCTGGCCTTCTCGTCCGGCGCCAACGGCAAGGGCGCCCTCTCCCTGTGGCCCCTGTTCGGCTGCATCAACCAGATTCTGGCCGCCCTTGTGCTGGCCACCATCACGGTGTACCTGAAGGGCCGAGGCGGACTGAGCTGGATCATTTCGGGCATCCCGGCCGTGTTCCTCGGCGCGATGACCGTCTGGGCCATCCTGCTCAACCAGGGCAGGTACATGGACGCAGGCAACACGCTGCTGTCCGTGATCAACCTGCTGGTGCTCTTCGTGTCCCTGTGGGTCATCTTCGAAGCCTTCTTGAAGTTCCTCAAGACGGACGGAGTCACCCCCGCCGCCGACGTCTCTTAA